In Alteracholeplasma palmae J233, a single genomic region encodes these proteins:
- a CDS encoding SDH family Clp fold serine proteinase, which produces MPNWSELANQTIMVGTDPAIKIKEYLTKYHDTTGRNLIVYFSGFLSLQSNNTSIVDNDMIGITTAVHGLDCSKGLDIMLHTPGGDPNATESIVEYLHSKFNNDIRVIVPHMAMSAGTMLACASKEIIMAKHSSLGPVDPQFNGVPAFNIKKEFELAKKELKEDPNTITFWREQLNKYPAAFIHIVNDAIELSGELVKEWLKNYMFSDMPQNKEKTIFINKIVSALNTNKKSHSKHLSVNYCKNLGLKITPLESDDMLQDLVLSIHHLFTMLNGFSKIIMNHKNVVYTNR; this is translated from the coding sequence ATGCCAAATTGGTCAGAATTAGCAAATCAAACAATAATGGTCGGTACAGATCCAGCAATCAAAATCAAAGAATATCTAACTAAGTATCACGATACTACAGGAAGAAATTTAATAGTTTATTTTTCTGGTTTCTTATCACTTCAATCAAATAATACATCAATTGTAGATAATGACATGATCGGTATAACTACTGCAGTTCACGGTCTTGACTGTAGTAAAGGATTAGATATTATGCTGCATACACCAGGTGGAGATCCGAATGCAACAGAGTCAATTGTAGAGTACTTACATAGCAAGTTTAATAACGATATACGTGTAATTGTACCTCACATGGCTATGTCTGCAGGAACTATGCTCGCATGTGCATCGAAAGAAATTATCATGGCTAAGCATTCTTCGCTTGGTCCTGTTGATCCACAGTTCAACGGTGTCCCTGCCTTTAATATTAAAAAAGAATTTGAACTGGCAAAAAAAGAACTCAAGGAAGATCCTAACACTATAACTTTTTGGAGAGAACAACTTAATAAATACCCTGCCGCTTTCATACATATAGTGAACGATGCAATAGAATTATCTGGAGAATTAGTGAAAGAATGGTTAAAAAATTATATGTTTTCTGACATGCCACAAAACAAAGAAAAGACAATATTTATAAATAAAATAGTTTCTGCACTTAATACAAATAAAAAATCACACTCAAAGCATTTGAGTGTGAATTATTGCAAAAATTTGGGTTTAAAAATTACACCACTTGAAAGTGATGATATGCTACAAGACTTAGTCTTATCTATACATCATTTATTTACGATGCTTAATGGTTTTTCTAAAATTATAATGAACCACAAAAACGTTGTTTATACTAATAGATAA